In Hirschia baltica ATCC 49814, the genomic stretch AGTGTGAGTGTGCTCTGAGTGTGCAGTTTGTGTGCAATCTGTGTCGTTTTCAGATTGACTGAGCTCAATTGTAACATGGTTCATATGATGATGCTCCGTCAGCCGTGTTTTAATAGCTTGAAGCGTGGTCGCTGTGTCGACGTCATCTTGAATGCAGACATTCATGGTCACCAACTTATCAGACCCAGTTAGCGTCCATGCGTGGATGTGGTGGACGCTTTGTAAGCCTTCAATATTGGCGAGTAGATCACTGACCAATTTTTGTTTATCGAAATTTTCTGGTGCACCTTCCAGAAGAATATGACCTGAGCGTTTGATCACGCGAATGCCGCCATAGCCAATGATGACTGCGACAATCATGGATAAGATTGGGTCGATGGGTGTCCAGCCGGTATAGATGATGACAATCGCCGCAATAATGGCAACGATCGATCCCAGCATATCGCCGGCGACATGCCATAGAGCGCCTTCAAGGTTTACATCACCATGTGAATGATCATCACCGCCATGCAGAATGAAGAAGGCGATAATATTCACGATCAGGCCAATAATGGCGACGCCAAGTAATATATCTGACTGGATAGGAGCAGGAGCCATAAAGCGTTGAATAGCTTCTAAGACGATCCAACCTGCAAGTAGAACCAGCGTGAGACCATTGGCAAAAGCGGCGAGAATGCGAAACCGGCCAAAGCCAAAACTACGCTTTGCATCAGATGGCTTCGCGGCCAACCAGAAACCAACCCAAGCAAGCAATAGGCTGGCAGAATCGGTGAGCATATGTGCGGCATCAGCCAGCAATGCTAAAGAACCAGAAATTACACCGCCAATAATTTCAGCAATCATGAATGATGCTGTTAGCGCGCATGCCCAAGCTATACGGCTTTGAGAGGCGTGTGCAGCGTGATCATGGTCGTGACCGTGATCATGGTCGTGACCGTGATCATGCTTGTCGTGGTGATGATGGTCAGTGTGGCTATCTGTCATTGCATTTGTGTATTATATCTTGGACGAAATGAAAACCCTAATAATTACAATGTATTATAATGTTATATCATCACAATACAGGCTTGTTATGCCTATTTTATTTTGGTTTGGGGTGTTTTTCCAATAGCCGTTTTATAATTTCATCTGCGGCACGGTCGATTTCTCTGACTGGCTCTGTGGGCCAATGTTCAACTTTGCCTTCATACCAGCGCGCAATGCCTTGTTTGGTAAAGCTTTGATGGAGGCGGTCAAATTTGGCAGATTTTCCAACAAGCTTTAGAAGATAGACAGGTTTTCCAAACCAAGCGGCTTCAGAAATCATATTCGCTGAATCTTCGGTGACGAAGATTAGGTCAGACATTGAGAGGAAAGCCAAATAAGGATTGGGGCCATCGGTTGTTTCTGATTCCCAGAAGCGTGCACCAACTTCTTCAGCCATATTGCGAAAGCGGATGCGCGCATGTTCGGGGGTGCGGCGAGAGACCGTAATCCACATACGGATGCCTTGCGCCGCTAAACCGCGTAATTCTTGTTCTAATTCTTTGGCGCGCGTTTCAGATAATGTGTGGGTTTTGGAAGTGCCGCCAATGATGACAGCAGCTTTGCGTCCCGGCTCAGCGATCAAATCACCAAAATTGAGCGCGGCTTGTTCTAGGTCTCCCATCGAGAAATGGGCAGGTGCGCCAATCGTTGAAAGCACATTGGAGCCTTCAAGCTGATCATGTTCAGGTGGGATCACAAGATCAAAGTGAGACGGGTTTACTTTAGGGTCTTGAGTTTGGACAACTAGCGTTTTGCCATTTGACCATTTTTTGACACGCATCGAATAGGGCACAGACCGACGACCAGACCCAATCCAGATATCAGGCCATGGCGCTTTAAGCTGGTCTCTTTGTGGTTTGGGCAAGGCTGCTAAAGGCGCAAGCCACAATTGGGGCGGCAACCAAAGCTGAGGTGCTTTAGGTGATATGCGAACTGGTTCAGACTTGTGGGCTGTTGATCTGATATGAGAGATGTTTGCCCATCTGTGCAATTCACCCAATGCTTGCGCAATGGCGACTGCTTGACGTTCAATTCCTGCGCGCCCATCGGAAACAACCCAGATAGACGGTCCGACAGCCGCGCTGGAAATCATGGCTTTAGATCCATTTAACGTCGAGAATTTCGTAAGTCTTGGCACCGCCAGGTGCGCTTACTTCTGCGATGTCACCTTCTTCTTTACCTATCATGGCACGCGCCAGAGGAGAGGAAAGCGAGATTTTACCATCTGCAATATTGGCTTCGTCTTCACCAACGATTTTGTAAGTCGCTTCTTCTTCGGTGTCTTCATCGACAACTGTTACCGTGGCACCAAATTTGATGTTGTCACCAGATAATTTGGACGTGTCGATAACTTGAGCGCGCG encodes the following:
- a CDS encoding cation diffusion facilitator family transporter, which gives rise to MTDSHTDHHHHDKHDHGHDHDHGHDHDHAAHASQSRIAWACALTASFMIAEIIGGVISGSLALLADAAHMLTDSASLLLAWVGFWLAAKPSDAKRSFGFGRFRILAAFANGLTLVLLAGWIVLEAIQRFMAPAPIQSDILLGVAIIGLIVNIIAFFILHGGDDHSHGDVNLEGALWHVAGDMLGSIVAIIAAIVIIYTGWTPIDPILSMIVAVIIGYGGIRVIKRSGHILLEGAPENFDKQKLVSDLLANIEGLQSVHHIHAWTLTGSDKLVTMNVCIQDDVDTATTLQAIKTRLTEHHHMNHVTIELSQSENDTDCTQTAHSEHTHT
- a CDS encoding mitochondrial fission ELM1 family protein, translated to MISSAAVGPSIWVVSDGRAGIERQAVAIAQALGELHRWANISHIRSTAHKSEPVRISPKAPQLWLPPQLWLAPLAALPKPQRDQLKAPWPDIWIGSGRRSVPYSMRVKKWSNGKTLVVQTQDPKVNPSHFDLVIPPEHDQLEGSNVLSTIGAPAHFSMGDLEQAALNFGDLIAEPGRKAAVIIGGTSKTHTLSETRAKELEQELRGLAAQGIRMWITVSRRTPEHARIRFRNMAEEVGARFWESETTDGPNPYLAFLSMSDLIFVTEDSANMISEAAWFGKPVYLLKLVGKSAKFDRLHQSFTKQGIARWYEGKVEHWPTEPVREIDRAADEIIKRLLEKHPKPK
- the greA gene encoding transcription elongation factor GreA, which gives rise to MQRIPMTAQGHQALEDELKHLKTVARPEVIQAIAVAREHGDLSENAEYHAAKESQSHIEGRIIELDSKLARAQVIDTSKLSGDNIKFGATVTVVDEDTEEEATYKIVGEDEANIADGKISLSSPLARAMIGKEEGDIAEVSAPGGAKTYEILDVKWI